One part of the Quercus lobata isolate SW786 chromosome 7, ValleyOak3.0 Primary Assembly, whole genome shotgun sequence genome encodes these proteins:
- the LOC115952980 gene encoding subtilisin-like protease SBT4.15, producing the protein MFRNLLLLVFSLCLVTTLVHGSNDNERKEYIVYMGALQGAGTSAMVDHHNLLLTAIGDEDIARESKIYTYRKSFNGFVARLLPHEVQSLIAEKRVVSVFPNTVRKLHTTRTWDFLGMSETLSRANAQKESDIIVGLLDSGIWAEAPSFNDTGYGPVPIKWRGKCVDFPGCNRKVVGAKYFNLNQTYTDQDTPSPVDDDGHGTHTSSTVAGVFVKDASLYGLGTGTARGGVPSARIAMYKVCWVNGCSDKDVLAAFDEAIADGVDLISASMGGPSRSFFEDPIAIGSFHAMMKGILTSCSAGNDGPDTSTVQNVAPWIMTVAASGTDRQYRTVATLGSGEHFSGISINTFSPQKMMYPLTSGALAVNVSEPYGNASACDFGTLDKNKVMGKIVYCLGSNGQDYSIKRAGGAGAIMTLEDVTDTAYSTVIPGTSIFPRDSKMIEQYINSTKNPQAVIQKSITINVSAPFVASFSSRGPQNINLNILKPDISAPGIDILAAYSKLPTTTGVPSDDRHTVFNIISGTSMACPHASAAAVYVKSIHPDWSPAAVKSALMTTATPMKIIDADAELGSGSGQINPTQAVNPGLIYDISTSDYISFLCKEGNNNTVIGLIVGGTENIDCTKFKPAQGTDGLNYPTMHTQLDSNSTSISATFYRTVTNVGYATSVYTSKVTSPRGLIVKVIPETLKFSKLNENQSFTVEVKGGLEPFGSKLLSALLEWSDSKYNVKSHIVILRPLAD; encoded by the exons ATGTTCCGAAATCTACTTCTGCTTGTTTTTAGTCTGTGTCTTGTAACAACGTTGGTCCATGGATCAAATGACAATGAAAGAAAG gaATACATTGTCTACATGGGAGCACTGCAAGGTGCTGGAACTTCTGCGATGGTCGACCACCACAACCTGCTTTTGACGGCAATTGGAGA tgaGGATATTGCAAGAGAATCTAAAATATATACCTACAGAAAGAGCTTCAATGGGTTTGTAGCCAGGCTCTTGCCTCATGAAGTACAGAGCTTAATAG CTGAAAAGAGGGTTGTATCAGTTTTTCCAAACACAGTGCGCAAACTTCACACAACGAGAACATGGGACTTCTTAGGAATGTCTGAAACACTGAGTCGAGCAAACGCTCAAAAAGAGAGCGATATTATTGTTGGCCTCTTGGATTcag GAATATGGGCCGAAGCTCCTAGTTTTAATGACACAGGCTATGGACCTGTCCCAATTAAATGGAGAGGCAAATGCGTAGACTTCCCTGGCTGCAACAG AAAGGTGGTAGGTGCAAAATACTTCAATCTGAACCAAACTTATACTGATCAAGATACTCCAAGTCCGGTTGATGACGATGGTCATGGCACTCATACTTCATCCACTGTAGCTGGTGTATTCGTCAAGGATGCAAGCCTCTATGGTCTAGGCACAGGCACCGCACGTGGTGGCGTGCCATCAGCACGTATTGCCATGTACAAGGTGTGCTGGGTTAATGGTTGCAGTGACAAAGACGTTTTGGCTGCGTTTGATGAAGCCATTGCTGATGGGGTGGACTTGATATCAGCCTCCATGGGTGGTCCATCCAGGTCCTTTTTTGAAGACCCTATTGCCATTGGATCTTTTCATGCAATGATGAAGGGGATTCTGACTTCCTGCTCTGCTGGGAATGATGGGCCTGATACTTCAACGGTGCAGAATGTTGCTCCGTGGATAATGACCGTGGCTGCTTCTGGTACTGATAGGCAGTATAGGACTGTGGCTACTCTGGGTAGTGGCGAGCACTTTTCT GGAATTTCAATCAATACATTTTCACCACAAAAAATGATGTACCCACTAACAAGTGGAGCCCTTGCAGTTAATGTTAGTGAACCCTATGGGAATGCCAG TGCTTGTGATTTCGGGACACTAGACAAGAATAAGGTGATGGGAAAGATAGTGTACTGCCTGGGAAGCAACGGCCAGGATTACAGCATCAAAAGGGCCGGTGGTGCGGGAGCAATCATGACGCTTGAAGATGTCACAGATACAGCCTACTCCACTGTCATCCCTGGGACCTCCATTTTCCCCAGGGACAGCAAAATGATTGAGCAGTATATTAATTCCACCAA GAACCCTCAGGCTGTAATACAAAAGTCAATTACTATTAATGTTAGTGCTCCCTTTGTGGCTTCTTTCTCATCCAGAGGTCCTCAAAATATCAATCTCAACATCCTTAAG CCTGATATTTCAGCACCAGGAATAGACATATTAGCTGCTTATTCAAAACTACCAACAACAACAGGGGTTCCGAGTGATGATCGACACACAGTATTCAACATAATATCAGGAACATCTATGGCTTGCCCTCATGCATCAGCAGCTGCTGTTTATGTCAAGTCCATCCATCCTGACTGGTCACCTGCTGCAGTCAAGTCTGCTCTCATGACTACAG CCACTCCTATGAAAATCATAGACGCAGACGCCGAGCTGGGTTCCGGATCAGGACAAATAAACCCAACACAAGCAGTGAACCCTGGACTCATCTATGACATTTCCACGAGTGACTATATCAGTTTCCTATGCAAAGAAGGCAACAACAACACAGTAATTGGCCTAATTGTTGGGGGCACAGAAAATATTGACTGCACCAAATTCAAGCCAGCACAAGGCACTGATGGCCTTAACTACCCAACTATGCATACCCAGCTCGACAGTAACAGTACAAGTATCTCGGCCACCTTCTACCGGACCGTGACTAACGTAGGATATGCCACATCGGTGTACACATCGAAGGTGACATCACCAAGGGGTCTAATTGTGAAAGTTATCCCAGAAACTTTGAAGTTCAGCAAGTTGAATGAGAACCAATCTTTCACCGTTGAGGTGAAAGGCGGTTTAGAGCCATTTGGGAGTAAGCTACTCTCGGCTTTGCTAGAGTGGAGTGACTCTAAATACAATGTTAAGAGCCATATCGTTATCCTTAGGCCATTAGCTGATTAG
- the LOC115952981 gene encoding uncharacterized protein LOC115952981 isoform X1: MAMGSASGCVWRSPLSFSCSSASSTTSSSSNDDVADRMVKIELEAAEALADLAHLAVSLESSGGTGCDSPGEWGSKGKRAKKRVKSESPPADSALNNSNPPLVLDSVPTSSDLAEQDQTVASLQQCEKICTSVFKEPEKEEQDPSKTDSKDEQDSELPKPTPNCTMSYASFGFRKSRRNLTEAEKEERRIRRVLANRESARQTIRRRQALCEELARKAADLQWENENLKREKELALKKYQSLETTNKLLKEQMVKAIKVEVEETPPEHKSVDVATSTSSSTNCPLFLFDRPPLMPVFWPSIIPSQNPVPSLHGRQSATVIPSNIDMPGTCRPDISLEQDNHIAVNGPRTPFYVLPYPWFFPLPDHGNGLQPHPSIGMENKQEETSHNNQYSASSSSNTVVHVENHHCSLPIKVKTEATASTEARPTNDLNKTSVGCPSDGGGQHTVVHSNEMLFTPAPQDCVQPASTVNHENRLQSDYTLSEKPSKSCHIVTALPEKNQELAIYSNKKLTDAVAAAEARKRRKELTKLKNLNGRQCRMHC; the protein is encoded by the exons atgGCTATGGGTTCTGCTTCTGGTTGTGTTTGGAGGAGCCCTTTGTCTTTCTCGTGTTCTAGTGCTTCTTCTACGACGTCGTCTTCGTCCAACGATGACGTGGCGGATCGGATGGTGAAGATTGAGCTTGAGGCGGCGGAGGCTTTAGCTGATTTGGCGCATTTGGCGGTGAGTCTAGAGAGTAGTGGCGGTACTGGCTGTGACTCACCTGGTGAATGGGGAAGCAAAGGAAAACGAGCCAAGAAGCGAGTCAAGAGCGAGTCTCCCCCGGCTGACTCGGCGTTGAATAACTCGAACCCCCCGCTAGTACTGGACTCGGTTCCTACCTCTTCGGATCTCGCTGAG caGGATCAAACAGTAGCAAGTCTGCAGCAATGTGAAAAGATATGCACTAGTGTATTTAAAGAACCAGAAAAAGAGGAGCAGGACCCAAGCAAGACAGATTCAAAGGATGAGCAGGATTCAGAATTGCCTAAACCAACTCCCAACTGTACGATGAGTTATGCATCATTTGGTTTCCGTAAATCAAGACGAAATTTAACTGAG GCTGAAAAGGAAGAACGGAGAATTCGTAGGGTGTTAGCAAACAGAGAATCAGCCAGGCAGACCATTCGCCGTAGGCAG GCTCTTTGTGAGGAGTTGGCCAGAAAAGCTGCTGACCTACAAtgggagaatgaaaatttgaagcgG GAAAAGGAGCTGGCTTTGAAAAAGTATCAGTCCTTGGAGACCACAAATAAACTCTTAAAGGAGCAA ATGGTAAAGGCAATAAAGGTTGAGGTTGAGGAAACTCCACCTGAGCATAAGTCAGTTGATGTTGCAACCTCTACGTCTTCATCTACAAATTGCCCTTTGTTCTTGTTTGACCGTCCTCCACTTATGCCTGTTTTCTGGCCTTCCATCATTCCATCTCAAAATCCTGTTCCATCATTACATGGGAGACAAAGTGCTACTGTCATTCCGTCAAACATTGACATGCCAGGTACTTGCAGGCCTGATATTTCTCTAGAACAGGATAACCACATAGCTGTCAATGGGCCTAGAACCCCGTTTTATGTATTGCCATATCCTTGGTTCTTCCCTCTTCCTGATCATGGGAATGGACTCCAACCTCATCCCTCCATTGGCATGGAAAATAAACAGGAAGAAACTTCTCATAATAACCAATATAGTGCTAGTTCATCTTCAAATACTGTAGTTCATGTAGAGAACCACCATTGCTCTCTGCCCATTAAAGTAAAGACAGAAGCTACTGCTTCAACAGAAGCCAGACCTACTAATGACCTAAACAAGACCTCAGTTGGGTGCCCTTCAGATGGAGGTGGTCAGCATACAGTAGTCCACTCTAATGAGATGCTCTTTACACCTGCACCACAAGATTGTGTACAACCTGCATCTACTGTAAACCACGAGAACAGGCTCCAATCAGATTACACTTTGAGTGAAAAACCTTCAAAATCTTGTCATATTGTTACTGCTTTGCCAGAAAAGAATCAAGAATTGGCCATTTACTCAAATAAGAAGCTAACGGATGCGGTTGCTGCAGCAGAAGCGAGAAAGAGGAGGAAGGAACTGACAAAGCTTAAGAATCTCAATGGCCGTCAATGTCGAATGCATTGTTGA
- the LOC115952981 gene encoding uncharacterized protein LOC115952981 isoform X2, which produces MAMGSASGCVWRSPLSFSCSSASSTTSSSSNDDVADRMVKIELEAAEALADLAHLAVSLESSGGTGCDSPGEWGSKGKRAKKRVKSESPPADSALNNSNPPLVLDSVPTSSDLAEDQTVASLQQCEKICTSVFKEPEKEEQDPSKTDSKDEQDSELPKPTPNCTMSYASFGFRKSRRNLTEAEKEERRIRRVLANRESARQTIRRRQALCEELARKAADLQWENENLKREKELALKKYQSLETTNKLLKEQMVKAIKVEVEETPPEHKSVDVATSTSSSTNCPLFLFDRPPLMPVFWPSIIPSQNPVPSLHGRQSATVIPSNIDMPGTCRPDISLEQDNHIAVNGPRTPFYVLPYPWFFPLPDHGNGLQPHPSIGMENKQEETSHNNQYSASSSSNTVVHVENHHCSLPIKVKTEATASTEARPTNDLNKTSVGCPSDGGGQHTVVHSNEMLFTPAPQDCVQPASTVNHENRLQSDYTLSEKPSKSCHIVTALPEKNQELAIYSNKKLTDAVAAAEARKRRKELTKLKNLNGRQCRMHC; this is translated from the exons atgGCTATGGGTTCTGCTTCTGGTTGTGTTTGGAGGAGCCCTTTGTCTTTCTCGTGTTCTAGTGCTTCTTCTACGACGTCGTCTTCGTCCAACGATGACGTGGCGGATCGGATGGTGAAGATTGAGCTTGAGGCGGCGGAGGCTTTAGCTGATTTGGCGCATTTGGCGGTGAGTCTAGAGAGTAGTGGCGGTACTGGCTGTGACTCACCTGGTGAATGGGGAAGCAAAGGAAAACGAGCCAAGAAGCGAGTCAAGAGCGAGTCTCCCCCGGCTGACTCGGCGTTGAATAACTCGAACCCCCCGCTAGTACTGGACTCGGTTCCTACCTCTTCGGATCTCGCTGAG GATCAAACAGTAGCAAGTCTGCAGCAATGTGAAAAGATATGCACTAGTGTATTTAAAGAACCAGAAAAAGAGGAGCAGGACCCAAGCAAGACAGATTCAAAGGATGAGCAGGATTCAGAATTGCCTAAACCAACTCCCAACTGTACGATGAGTTATGCATCATTTGGTTTCCGTAAATCAAGACGAAATTTAACTGAG GCTGAAAAGGAAGAACGGAGAATTCGTAGGGTGTTAGCAAACAGAGAATCAGCCAGGCAGACCATTCGCCGTAGGCAG GCTCTTTGTGAGGAGTTGGCCAGAAAAGCTGCTGACCTACAAtgggagaatgaaaatttgaagcgG GAAAAGGAGCTGGCTTTGAAAAAGTATCAGTCCTTGGAGACCACAAATAAACTCTTAAAGGAGCAA ATGGTAAAGGCAATAAAGGTTGAGGTTGAGGAAACTCCACCTGAGCATAAGTCAGTTGATGTTGCAACCTCTACGTCTTCATCTACAAATTGCCCTTTGTTCTTGTTTGACCGTCCTCCACTTATGCCTGTTTTCTGGCCTTCCATCATTCCATCTCAAAATCCTGTTCCATCATTACATGGGAGACAAAGTGCTACTGTCATTCCGTCAAACATTGACATGCCAGGTACTTGCAGGCCTGATATTTCTCTAGAACAGGATAACCACATAGCTGTCAATGGGCCTAGAACCCCGTTTTATGTATTGCCATATCCTTGGTTCTTCCCTCTTCCTGATCATGGGAATGGACTCCAACCTCATCCCTCCATTGGCATGGAAAATAAACAGGAAGAAACTTCTCATAATAACCAATATAGTGCTAGTTCATCTTCAAATACTGTAGTTCATGTAGAGAACCACCATTGCTCTCTGCCCATTAAAGTAAAGACAGAAGCTACTGCTTCAACAGAAGCCAGACCTACTAATGACCTAAACAAGACCTCAGTTGGGTGCCCTTCAGATGGAGGTGGTCAGCATACAGTAGTCCACTCTAATGAGATGCTCTTTACACCTGCACCACAAGATTGTGTACAACCTGCATCTACTGTAAACCACGAGAACAGGCTCCAATCAGATTACACTTTGAGTGAAAAACCTTCAAAATCTTGTCATATTGTTACTGCTTTGCCAGAAAAGAATCAAGAATTGGCCATTTACTCAAATAAGAAGCTAACGGATGCGGTTGCTGCAGCAGAAGCGAGAAAGAGGAGGAAGGAACTGACAAAGCTTAAGAATCTCAATGGCCGTCAATGTCGAATGCATTGTTGA